One genomic region from Mesorhizobium terrae encodes:
- a CDS encoding GSU2403 family nucleotidyltransferase fold protein, whose protein sequence is MIDFIELNNDQRREKINSDQRFTALAEAQKKAKSFRGSLVWHTVKGSEHLMRSYYDSTGARRQKVEGRRSPATEDQKAEWEASRASTQQMLSVRQEQMARQSAVNRALRLGRVPLIAARIIRALDDVGILGEGIRVAGTNAIYAYEAAAGVFVDPGITTTEDIDLLMDSRKSLRIMAGTNIEDGTLINLLRKVDRSFERSSAAFRAVNRDGYLVDLIKPLANPPWKQGRASVDKADDELVAAEIAGLAWLENAPAFEAIAIDERGGPLRIIVPDPRIFVAHKLWVSKQPDREPVKRRRDLAQAQAVARLTAQYLEHLPYEANQLRVLPQPVFEEARHLFELPTASKP, encoded by the coding sequence ATGATTGATTTTATTGAATTAAATAACGATCAGCGACGCGAAAAGATCAATTCCGACCAGCGATTCACAGCGCTGGCGGAGGCCCAGAAGAAGGCGAAGAGCTTTCGTGGATCCCTCGTCTGGCATACGGTAAAGGGCAGCGAGCACCTGATGCGCAGCTACTACGATTCTACGGGAGCGCGACGCCAGAAGGTGGAGGGGCGGCGCTCGCCAGCGACCGAGGATCAGAAAGCAGAATGGGAAGCATCGCGCGCGTCCACTCAACAAATGCTGTCCGTGCGGCAGGAGCAAATGGCGCGCCAGTCTGCTGTCAATCGGGCCCTCAGGCTCGGACGTGTTCCTTTAATTGCCGCAAGAATCATCAGAGCGCTCGATGACGTCGGCATTCTGGGCGAAGGCATCCGTGTTGCCGGAACCAACGCGATCTACGCCTACGAGGCAGCGGCCGGCGTCTTCGTGGATCCAGGGATTACAACGACCGAAGACATCGATCTCCTGATGGATTCGCGCAAGTCACTCAGAATTATGGCTGGGACCAACATAGAAGACGGAACGCTCATCAACCTCTTGCGCAAGGTCGATCGATCGTTCGAGCGTTCGTCCGCAGCGTTTCGCGCGGTCAATCGCGACGGATATCTTGTCGATTTGATCAAACCGCTTGCCAACCCGCCTTGGAAGCAGGGCCGTGCAAGCGTTGACAAGGCAGACGACGAACTTGTGGCGGCCGAGATTGCCGGCCTGGCCTGGCTGGAAAATGCCCCGGCATTCGAAGCAATCGCGATCGATGAAAGGGGCGGACCGTTACGCATCATCGTTCCCGATCCCAGGATTTTCGTGGCCCATAAACTCTGGGTTTCGAAGCAGCCTGATCGCGAGCCAGTCAAGCGCCGTCGCGACTTGGCCCAGGCGCAAGCTGTTGCTCGTTTGACAGCGCAGTATCTCGAACACCTCCCCTACGAAGCAAACCAGCTTCGTGTGCTTCCCCAGCCCGTTTTTGAGGAAGCTCGCCATCTTTTCGAGCTGCCGACGGCATCGAAGCCCTGA
- a CDS encoding DUF4105 domain-containing protein: MRRAGLFILIAILFPAVALASAWTVLAFFYRLPMPETGRIAAAALFGLFGLATLIALFTRRWRVVGVFAVVFAGVLIWWSSITPPRDVTFVPEDARQVTGRIEGDRLTLTDTRNFTWRSQTDFTESWETRSYDLSKLRTVDLFMSYWAGPEMAHTIVSFGFEGGERIAWSIEARYRVGGTYSPIAGAFKTDTLIVIAADERDLIGLRTNVRGEDVHLYRLNVSPDDARIFLAGYVEDANALAAKPQFYNSITTNCTTAIVRILRLVGASVPTDWRLLVNGYLPGYLYDQKRVDTKLPLAELIERSRISDRAKAFGLGPGFSEEIRHGVPDPNT; the protein is encoded by the coding sequence ATGCGTCGTGCCGGCCTTTTTATTCTGATCGCGATCCTCTTCCCCGCCGTTGCACTGGCGAGCGCCTGGACGGTGCTTGCCTTCTTTTACCGGCTGCCGATGCCGGAAACGGGCCGCATCGCTGCTGCAGCACTTTTCGGGCTGTTTGGCCTAGCGACGCTCATCGCCCTGTTCACCCGCCGCTGGCGCGTCGTCGGCGTCTTTGCCGTTGTATTTGCCGGCGTTCTGATCTGGTGGAGCAGCATCACGCCGCCGCGGGATGTAACCTTCGTGCCGGAGGATGCGCGGCAGGTGACAGGCAGGATCGAAGGCGACCGACTGACCTTGACCGATACGCGCAACTTCACCTGGCGCAGCCAGACCGATTTCACCGAAAGCTGGGAAACGCGGAGCTACGACCTGTCGAAGCTCAGAACCGTCGATCTGTTCATGTCCTACTGGGCCGGCCCGGAAATGGCGCACACCATCGTGAGCTTCGGTTTCGAAGGCGGCGAGCGGATCGCCTGGTCGATCGAGGCGCGTTACCGGGTGGGCGGAACCTATTCGCCGATTGCCGGCGCCTTCAAGACGGATACGCTTATCGTGATCGCTGCCGATGAACGCGACCTGATCGGCTTGCGGACCAATGTGCGCGGCGAGGATGTACACCTCTACCGGCTTAACGTGTCACCCGACGATGCGCGGATTTTCCTGGCCGGCTATGTCGAGGACGCCAATGCATTGGCCGCGAAACCGCAATTCTACAACTCGATCACCACCAATTGCACGACGGCGATCGTGCGCATCCTGCGGCTTGTCGGCGCGAGTGTGCCGACCGACTGGCGCCTGCTCGTCAACGGCTATCTGCCAGGCTACCTCTATGACCAGAAACGCGTCGACACCAAGCTGCCGCTGGCCGAGCTGATCGAGCGCTCCCGCATCAGCGACCGCGCCAAAGCCTTCGGTCTTGGGCCGGGCTTTTCCGAAGAGATCAGACACGGCGTGCCGGATCCGAATACATAA
- a CDS encoding aminopeptidase — MKRVFRLLAAVIAGSAVTGCTSISYYAQSLEGHVKIMAARENVGKLIHDPATPEPLRAKLTSASAIRRFATDELALPENNSYRSYVDIGREAVTWAVFAAPQFSLAPRTWCFPVFGCVPYRGYFDRKSAAESADELHGAGMDVYITGVTAYSTLGWSSDPLLSTMLRQDNTYLASLVFHELAHQRIYVNDDSAFNEAFAVAVETTGVRTWLRAVGDLAGLRRYEADRERRANFLRLLAKTRDELQRVYENPRPPEQMAVAKAATIEKLRMRYRHMRDRRWAGYRGYDAWFDAPINNAKLAATAVYGEQVPAFLRLFDLCASDYPRFYASVQRIGSLPKSSRAEALDAAKTCD; from the coding sequence GTGAAGCGCGTTTTTCGTTTGCTTGCTGCGGTAATTGCGGGTTCCGCAGTGACCGGCTGCACAAGCATTTCCTACTATGCGCAGTCGCTGGAGGGTCATGTGAAAATCATGGCTGCACGCGAGAATGTCGGAAAACTGATCCATGATCCTGCGACGCCCGAGCCGCTGCGCGCCAAATTGACGTCGGCAAGCGCCATAAGGCGCTTTGCAACGGACGAATTGGCACTGCCTGAAAACAACAGTTACCGCAGCTATGTCGATATTGGTCGGGAGGCCGTGACCTGGGCGGTTTTTGCCGCGCCGCAATTCTCCCTGGCACCACGAACATGGTGTTTTCCCGTTTTCGGTTGCGTTCCGTACCGTGGTTATTTTGATCGGAAATCCGCGGCTGAAAGCGCCGACGAACTTCATGGAGCGGGGATGGACGTCTACATCACGGGCGTCACCGCATATTCGACCCTTGGCTGGTCCAGTGACCCGCTGCTCAGCACCATGCTGCGTCAGGACAACACTTATCTGGCAAGCCTTGTTTTTCACGAGCTGGCGCATCAGCGCATCTATGTGAACGACGACTCTGCGTTCAATGAAGCCTTCGCGGTCGCCGTCGAAACCACTGGTGTGAGGACATGGCTGCGCGCTGTTGGCGATCTCGCCGGACTGCGCCGCTACGAAGCCGACCGCGAACGCAGGGCCAATTTTCTTAGGCTTCTGGCGAAAACGCGAGACGAATTGCAGCGGGTTTACGAAAATCCCCGCCCCCCGGAGCAAATGGCGGTTGCGAAGGCAGCAACCATCGAAAAACTGCGGATGCGGTACCGACACATGCGTGACAGGCGTTGGGCTGGATATAGAGGATACGACGCCTGGTTCGATGCGCCGATCAACAATGCAAAACTCGCCGCGACCGCCGTTTACGGCGAACAGGTTCCGGCATTTCTTCGATTGTTCGACTTGTGTGCTAGCGACTACCCAAGGTTCTACGCGTCAGTCCAACGGATCGGGAGTTTGCCCAAATCTTCCCGCGCCGAAGCGCTTGATGCCGCGAAGACGTGCGATTGA